Sequence from the Piscinibacter sp. HJYY11 genome:
CGGGGAAACCATGATTCGCCACGCACGCGTGGCGCTGGCCAGCCTCAACCAGGCGCACGACGAGCTCACCGCCCTGAAGGCCGGCCGCTTCGGGCAGGTGAGCGTGGGCGCGATCACGTCGCCGGGGCTGGTGCTGCTGCCTCCGGCCGTGGCGCTGGTAAAGCAGGAGCACCCGAGCCTCAACATCTCGCTGCAGATCGAGACCAGCGACGTGCTGATGGAGCGGCTCTCGCACGGCAAGCTCGACATGCTCGTCGCCCGGCTTTTCGCCCAGCACGACAAGACCGACCTGCGCTACGAGGTGCTGGCCGAGGAGCCCGTGTCAGCCATCACGCGCCCCGGACACCCGCTGATCAACGTGTCGCAGCTCGGCCTGCGCGACGTGGTGAGCGCGGGCTGGATCCTGCCGCCCACGGGCAGCGTGCTGCGCCACCGCTTCGAGCTCATGTTCCAGGAAGAAAGCCTGGAGCCGCCGGTCAACGTGGTCGAGACCAGCGCCCTGCTCTTCATCACCAAGATGCTGCAGCAGAGCGACATGATCGCGGTGGTGGCGAGCGACGTGGCGCGGTACTACGCCTCGCACGGCATCGTGTCGATCCTGCCGATCGACCTGCCGTGCCACATGGATGCCTTCGGGCTCATCACCCGCACCGACAAGCTGCTGTCGCCGGCGGCGAAGGTGATGCTGAAGGCGCTCAAGAGCACGGCGGTGACGGTGTACGGCTCGCGCTTCGAGCCCTCGGCCGAAGACCTGGATTGACGAGGCTCAGGTCCAGCCAGCGTCGACGGTGAACTCTTGCGCCGTGCACATGGCGGCATCGTCCGAGGCGAGGAACAGCACCATGCTCGCGATGTGCTCCGGCATCAGCTTGTCGGGCAGGCACTGGTTGCGGGCGATCTCTTTTTCGCCCTCGGCGTCGAGCCACATCTTCACCTGCCGCTCGGTCATCACCCAGCCCGGCGTGACCGTGTTGACGCGGATGCGGTCCTGGCCCAAGCCCGAGGCGAAACCGCGCGTGAGCCCGTCGACGGACGACTTCGACACCGCGTAGCACGGGTAGTCGCTGTTCTTTGTCTGCCAACCGATGGAGCCGATGTTGACGATGGAGCCGAAGCCCAGCCGCTTCATGCCCGGCACCACCGACTGGATGGCAAACATCGCCGGGCGCTGGTTGATGGCGATGCGGTTGTCGTAGTACTCGGGCGTGATCTCTTCCAGCGTGTGCCGGTCGTCGCTGGCCACGTTGTTGACCAGCACGGCGAAGTCGCCCAGCGCTTTCGCGGCGTCGGCGATCGCCGATTGCAAGGCCGGGATGTCGCGCACGTCGCAGCGGCGCCACCAGATCCGGCTGGGACCCAGCTTTTCCGCCAGCGTGCGGCTCGACGCCTCGTCGATGTCGACAAAGGCCACGCGCGCACCCTGCGCGACAAAGGCGTCGACCAGCGCCGCGCCGATCCCGCTGCCGCCACCGGTGATGAAGACGGTGCGGCCCTGCAGGCTGGGATAGGTGGCGAGTCGAGAGGGGGAAGGCATGCGATCTCCTGATGTATTGCAATCTTTATATGTCACGAGTTTTTTTCTTTATTTTTCTATTATCAATGTGCCTTGTTAGCATCCGCCGCGTCAAGCGCTATCGCGCCCGAGCCCATAAAAGCACCGAGGACGACAACGAATGGATTCGAAGAAGAAGCCCGACGACAAGCCGGGAGACAAGCCCGTGCGCCGCAGCCAGGCCTGGTTCGGCAAGCAGGACCGCGATGGGTTCATGCACCGCAGCTGGCTCAAGAACCAGGGCTACCCGCACGACCTGCTCGACGGCCGCCCGGTCATCGGCATCTGCAACACCTGGAGCGAGCTGACGCCCTGCAACGGCCACTTCCGCGACCTGGCGGAGTTCGTCAAGCGCGGCGTGTACGAAGCGGGCGGCTTCCCGCTCGAATTCCCGGTGATGTCGCTCGGCGAAACGCAGATGCGCCCCACCGCGATGCTCTTCCGCAACCTTGCCAGCATGGACGTGGAAGAGTCGATCCGCGGCAACCCGATCGACGGCGTGGTGCTGCTGATGGGCTGCGACAAGACCACGCCTTCTCTCATGATGGGCGCGGCCAGCTGCGACCTGCCGACCATCGGCCTGTCGGGCGGGCCGATGCTCAACGGCAAGTTCCGCGGCCGCGACGTGGGCTCCGGCACCGGCGTGTGGCAGATGAGCGAGATGGTGCGCGCCGGCGAGATGACGATGGAGGAGTTCACCGCCGCCGAGTCGTGCATGCACCGCTCCAGCGGCACCTGCATGACCATGGGCACGGCCTCCACGATGGCGAGCATGGTCGAGGCGCTCGGCATGTCGCTGCCGGAGAACGCCGCCATCCCCGCGGTCGACACCCGTCGCCACCGCCTTGCGCAGCTCACCGGCCGGCGCATCGTCGAGATGGTGAAAGAGGACCTGCGCATGTCGAAGATCCTCACGCGCCAGGCCTTCGAGAACGCCATCCGCACCAACGCCGCCATCGGCGGCTCGACCAACGCGGTGGTGCACCTGCTGGCGATCGCGGGCCGCATGGGCATCCCGCTCACGCTGGAAGACTTCGACAAGCTGGGCGCCGAGATGCCCTGCATCCTGAACCTGCAACCGTCGGGCAAGTACCTGATGGAAGACTTCTATTACGCGGGCGGCCTGCCGGCCGTCCTGCGCGAGATCACCTCGCGCCTGCATCTCGATGCGCTGACGGTCAACGGCAAGACACTGGGCGAGAACATCGCCAACGCCGCCTGCTACGACCGCGAGGTCATCAAGACCCCTGAAGAGCCGTTCATGGCCGACGCCGGCATCGCCGTGCTGCGCGGCAACCTGGCGCCCAATGGCGCGGTGATCAAGCCGTCGGCCGCGTCGGCGCACCTGCTCAAGCACCGCGGCCGCGCGGTCGTGTTCGAGAACATCGAAGACTTCCACGCCCGCATCGACGACCCCGATCTCGACGTCGACGAGCACTGCGTGATGGTGCTCAAGAACTGCGGCCCGCGCGGCTACCCCGGCATGGCCGAGGTGGGCAACATGCCGCTGCCGCCCAAGGTGCTGCAGAAAGGCATCACCGACATGGTCCGCATCTCTGACGGCCGCATGAGCGGCACGGCCTACGGCACCGTGGTGCTGCACACCTCGCCCGAAGCGGCGGCCGGCGGCACGCTGGCGCTCGTGAAGAACGGCGACATGATCGAGCTCGACGTGGCCAATCGGCGCCTGCACCTCGAGGTGTCGGACGAGGAGCTTGCGCGCCGCCGCGCCGACTGGCAGGCGCCCCCCGTGCCCAAGCGCGGCTGGTACAAGCTCTACGTCGAGCACGTGCAGCAGGCGCACCTGGGGGCGGACCTCGACTTCCTGGTCGGCAGCAGCGGCGCACCGGTGCCGCGCGAGTCCCACTGACGCCTGCGCGAGGAACAAAGTGGTTACGGCGCGAGCCCGCACAATCGCGCCGCCTCCACTTCGACCTGCCGACATGACTGCCCCGCGCCCCACCTCCGACCTGCGCTGCCTCTGGCCGGCCAACGCCACCCTGGGCGAAGGCACGCTCTGGTCGCCCCGCCGGCAGGCGATCTATTGGGTCGACATCCTCGGCCGTCAGCTGCACCGCTGCGAGCCGGAAGGCGGCCGGCGCACCAGCTGGCACTTCAACGAAGAGATCTCGGCCGTGGCCGAGCGCGCCCACCACCCCGGCCTGCTCGTCACTCTGCGCAGCGGCTTCGCGTTCTTTGACCCCGACACCGGCGCGCTCGAGCCGCTGCACGACCCCGAGCCCCACATCCCTGGCAACCGCTTCAACGACGGCAAGTGCGACGCCCAGGGCAACTTCTGGGGCGGCACGATGGACTTTGGCTGCACCGAACCCACCGGCAAGCTCTACCGCTTCGACGCCGAGCGCCGCTGCACCCTCGCCTTCGACGCGAACTACGCAGTCACCAACGGGCCGACCTGGTCGCTCGACGGCCGCACCCTCTACTTCAACGAAACGGCGAACAAGAAGGTCCACGCCTTCGACTTGGATGTGGCCACCGGCACGCTGTCGAACCAGCGCCTCTTCCTCCGCTTCGCCGACGACGACGGCTACCCCGACGGCATGACCACCGACGCCAGCGGCCGCCTGTGGATCGCCCACTGGGGCGGCGCGTGTGTCACCTGCCATGACCCGGTGACGGCCGAAGAGCTGGCGCGCATCCCGCTGCCGACCGATCACGTCAGCAACTGCTGCTTCGGCGGCCAGGACCTGAAGACCCTCTTCATCACCACCGCGCGCTTCGAGCTGAGCGATGCGCAACTCGCCGCTCAGCCGCTGGCGGGTGCGCTCTTTTCGATCGACCTCGACACCGCCGGCCGCGCGCCGAACCTTTACGCAGGCTGAAGGGATGCAACAAGACACCGTCTGGCTCGAACACGCCGGCCAACGCCTCGGCCTGCTGCCCACCCTGGGCGGCGGTATCGCCGCGTGGCAGACCTGGCACGCGGACACCTGGCACGACCTCTGGCGCCCCTGGGACGGTGCCACGGCCGACCGCTACACCTTCGCCAATTTCGCGATGCTGCCGTGGACCAACCGCATCAGCCGCGGCGGCTTCGAGCAGGCGGGCCACTTCCACCCTATGGCGCCCAACCGCGCCGGCGAGCCCTATCCCATCCACGGCGACGGCTGGTTGCAGGCCTGGCGGGCCGAGCGGCCACGCGTGAACACGCTGCGCCTGTCGCTCGAGTCCAAGCACCACGACGGCAACCCGTACCACTACCGCGCCGAACAGGTCTTCACGCTGCTCGACGCCGGGCTCGACCAATCCATCCACATCACCCACCTCGGCGCCGAGCCCCTGCCCTATGGCACGGGCCTGCACCCCTACTTCCCGCGCACACCCGGCACGCGCATCACCACCTCGGTGAAGGGCGTGTGGCTCAGCGGCAGCGACCCGCTGCCGACTCGCCACACCGAGGAGATCCCCGCCGACTGGGACTTCAACCGCGGGGCGCCCGCGCACGGCAGCTTCGTCGACAACTGCTACACCGGCTGGTCGGGCGAAGCCCACATCGACTGGCCCGAACACGGCCTGCGCGTGACGATGCGCGACCTGGCCACACTGCGGCGCGGGCGCAACGACGGCTACTGCCTGATGTACCGACCACCGCAGGGCAACGCCTTCTGCTTCGAGCCTGTCACCCACCCGATCGACGCCTTCCACCTGCCCAGCCGTCCGGGGCTGCAGGTGTTGGCGCAGGGCGAAACGCTGAGCCTCGAGGTGCAGTGGCGCGTGGAGAAATCGACGCGCTGAGCCCTGGCCTCGCGGCGGCGAACCGATTCTGCGGCCAAGGTCTTGCAGCGCTCGCTACGATGTGCGCCACGGGCGGCGTCTCCGCCCAAGCGTGCTCCCACCGATGATCGAGAAGTTCCTGGCCGGCGCCACGCTGGCGGTGTGCGTCGTGTTCATGCTCCGGCTCGTGGCCGGTGCGCAGCGCCGGGCTGCGCTCGACGCCTGGGCGCGCCTCACCTGGCTGCGCCTGAAGCACGGCTGGCTGCAGCTCTACCACTGGCGCAGCTCGCGCAAGAGCGCCGAGCGCCTGGCCGAAGAGGCCATCCGCCGCGCCCGCGACGACGGCCACTGGGAAGGCAACGTCTACAAGCCCAAGTCGTTCAGCAAACGGCCGCCGCGCGACAAGATGCACTGAGGGCCGCCGAAGCGGCTCAGAACGCCCGGCCGAGCGTGAAGTAGCCGCGCGTGCCCTTGGGAGCGTCCAGGCCCTGAGCCAGGCCGATGCGCACCTGGAAGCCGAGCGCGTAGAGCAACTTGAGGTCGGCCAGCACTTCGACCCCCACACCGCGGCTGTAGTGCAGCGGGCGGTTGCCGGTGTCCCACGCGCCGCCGATGTCGAAGAAGGCTGCCGCCGACACGCGGTTGATGCCGACTGCGGGCACCATGAAATGGCGGTCGATGTCGGCAATGGGCGTGCGGAACTCGAAGCTCGTGACGCGCGCCTTGCGGCCCAGCAGCACACGCTCGTTGCCGCGGTAGCCGCGCAGGGTGATGTCGCGGTTGTTGAGCGCGAGGCCGAACTGCAACTGCGGGTCGACCGCACCGCCGAGCTGGAAGGGCTCGGTCAGGCCTTCGGCCCAGGCCTCGGTGTGGCGCAGCGCGATCACGCTGCGGCCCACCGGCACGAAGCCGCGCCAGTCGAGGCGCACGACGTCACCGTCGTAGTCGTTGCGGCCGTCGCGGGCGAACGGGCGATAGCTCTCGTAGAGCAAGGTCGCCTTCTGCCCGCGGTTGTCGCCTTCGGACCACCAGCCGCCGCCGGTGGTGTCGTACTCGAACAGGCCGGCGAGCATGCGCTCGGTGCGGTTGACGGGGGCGTTGAAGGCCTCGGGGTGCACACGCTCGACATGGTCGAGCGCCGCACCCACGCCGAACAGCACGCGCCGGTCGAGGCGCAGCCACGGCACCACGCTCAGCCACTGCGCGCTGGTGTTGCGGTCGAAGGCGCGCACGTCTTCGGTGTCGTCGCCGTTCACCCAGGCACGCGGCGTGAGGGTGCGCTGCAGGGTGAAGACATGCTGGTCGCGGAAAAGGTACTGCACCGCGCCCACCGGCTCGTGCTGCGTCACCTCGTACGCCAGGGTGGCGGCGTACTGGTGCCAGCCGAGCGCGTCAGCCCCGAACACGCTGGCGCCCACGCTGAAGAGCCCGCGGTCGCTCGAGCTCACCGGGAACCACGCCCGCGGGTAGACGGAGCGCAGCGCGCTGTAGGAGCGGCCGGCACCGAGGACGGGGTTGGTCACGGCGGCCGGCGCCGGCGCCGGCGCTGACGCTGCAGTGGCGGCCGGTGCGCGCTCGAGCGGCGCCGCCGTGCCCAGGCGACGCAGTTCGAAGCCGCCGGGCGCGACCACGGCCATCGCGAGCGAGCCGTCGTCCTGCGTGCCGCCTTGAGCCGTCACGCGGGTGTGGGTGTGGCTGAGCTTGACCCAGGCGCCCCCTTCCAGGCGATAGACGTTGAAGACGCCATCGCGCACGGCGATGAACTCCAGCCCCTTGGGGCCGTGCACCAGGCCGTGCACCGGCGCGTCGTGCGTGAATAGCAGGCGAGGCGCCGGTGTGGGCTGCGAGAGGTCGAAGGCGTCGACACGCCATGCACCCGCGCGCTTGCTCGCCACGGCGAGCTGCTGGCCATCGGGCGAGACGGCCAGGTCGATGAGGTTGATCTCGCCGGGCGGCTCCCACAGCACACGTTGCTGCCGTCCTTGTGCATCGAGCTGCACCAGGCGCGTGATGCCCTGCCCCTGCTGCAAGGCGACGATGCCGCCACCGGCCTGCACGGCACGGCGCAGCCGCGCGCAGTGGGTGAGCTGGCGCAGGTCGCCATCGGCGTCGACGCGGTAGACGTCGTAGGCGAGGTAACGCCAGTTGCACACGTCCGGCTGGCTCAGCAGCACCTCGCCCTTGGCGTTGACGTGCAGTTCGGCGTTGCCGTTCACGTCGGCGAGCACGGTCTGCTTGCCGTCCTTGGCGATCTTCACGAGCTTGGCATGGTGCAGGCCGTCTTCCAGCACCGCCAGCGTCTCACCGCCCGGCAGCGCGGCGACCGCGCCCACGCCGAACATCGGGCCGGCGAGGCGCTCGCCTGCCACCTCGGCCTTCTGCTTCAGCGGCTGCGAACGTTCCCGCACCTGCTGCTGCAGGTCGGCGAGGAACTCAGCCCACAGCACGTCGAGCTGCTTGCCGGTGGCCTCGTACGGGCTGTTGTGCAGGCGTGGCCAGAACGGCGGGTTGCCGCTGTAGTGGTGCACGACCTTGGTGACCGACTCCTTGCCGTAGCGGCGGGCGAGGAAGTCGAAGAAGTAGGCGCCGTAGAGGTACGACTTCGACAGCGGCAGCGCGCGGCCATTGGCGTTCAGCTCGCGCAGCGACAGGAAGCCCCGGCCCGCCTCGGCACGCAGCCAGGCTTCAAACACCGGCCCGCGCAGGCGGCCGCGGCCGGTGCCGGGCTCGCTCTCCTGGTAGACGGCCAGGCCTTCGACCATCCAGTTCGGCTGAAACACGTTGGGAAAGAAGAACGGCTGCCGGCCGAAGATGCTCTGCAGCACGCTCGGGAAGCCGCGCACCTTGTCGAGGTGCACGGTGTGGGTGAACTCGTGGGTGATGAGCAGCTCGAGCCAGTCGCTGTTGTCGAGCAGCTCGCCCGAATCGGGCGGCGCCATGTAGACGCCGATGATGTTGTAGGGAAGCGGGGTCGAGAAGCCGTTGGCCAGGTCGTACTGGTCGATCAGCAGGATCTCGGTGCGGCCGCGCGGCTCCCATTGCAGCGCCTGGGTGATGCGCGGGTACACCTGCTCGGCGATCCGGGCGACCCGCTCGGCCTGCGGACGCCACGCGGCGCGGTAGTTGATGCGGAAGTGCGCCGTGTCGGCACTCTGCCAGTCGGGTGCGGGTTCGATGCTCTGGGCAACTGCAGCGCTGCATGCCCACCAGCATGACAGCAGGAAAACGAGGGTCCGGATCCAGGACATAGGGTCTCCACGGGGGGTGGTCTGCGTTTTTGTCGGGCGCAAGGGTACAGGACGACGGGCGCCCGGCCGGCGTACGCCCCTGTGACAGGCCGTTTCGGGGGCCTAGAGATGACGCGCCAGCGCCACGGCCAGCGCCTTGGCGTTGGCCCCGCTGATCATCTCGTCGTGGTCGCCGGGGGTGACGTCGATCTCCAGCCGGCGAGCGACCTTGCGCCACACCGGCAACGGGTCGCCGGGGCTGGGCCGCGATGCGCGCAGGAAGACCACCCGCCCTCCATAGGGCTCGGGCCGGTACTCGCGCAGTGCCACGAGCATCGCGCCACGCGTGCGGCGCAGGGCCGGCGGCAGGTTGGCTTCCTTCAGCACGTCGCCCACCAGTTCGGGGTGCTTGGGGGTGAGCCCGAGGGCCACGCGCCAGCGGTCGCTCAGCACCATCGCCTTCTTGTGCAGGTAGTCGATCTGGCCGCGCAGGGGCAGCGAGCGCAGCCGGCCCCAGGTCACATTCAGCCAGCCGGAGCAGTAGCGCGCCCATTCCCACAGCGGCAGGTAGCGGCCGTGCACGTGGGTGTCGATCAGCGTCACGAGCTCGACCGTCTCGCCGGCGCGGCTCAACTGCTGGGCGATCTCGTAGGCCACCAGCCCGCCGAAGGAATAGCCGCCCACGGCATACGGCCCCTCGGGCTGCACGCGCCGCATGTGGCCGATGTAGTCGGTGGCCATCTCGCGCACGCTGACGTAGGGCGCGTTCTCGTCGCCCACCGCCCGCGCCTGCAGTCCGTACACGGCGCGCTGGGTGTCGAGCGCACGCAGCACCGCCCACAGTTCGAGGAAGGTGCCGGCCAGGCTGTGCACGAGGAAGAACGGCCGCCCACTGCCGGGACGCAGTTGCACGAGCGGCACGGGCAGGTCCCACGCGGCCTGGTCCATCACCGCTGCCAGCTGCCGGATGGTCGGCGCCTTGAGCAGCGTGCTGGGCGCCAGGCGCTGGTCGGTGGACAACTGGATGTCGGTGAAGATGCGGGCGGCCAGCAGCGAGTGGCCGCCAATCTCGAAGAAGTCGTCGTCCAGGCCGATGGGCGAGAAGCCGAAGATCTTTTCCCACAGCGCCTGCAGGTAGGCCTCGTGGTCCTGGCGCGAGCGCCAGCCGGGCGCGGGCGGCGGTGGCAACGGTCCGGCCGGGACGGTGGGGATGCGCAACGTCGGCTCGCCGCGCAGGGCGCGCAGGGAGCCGGGGTTGAGCAGGCGCCGCATGTCGACCACGGGGCGGTCGTTGACCACGTCGCGCAGCGCCGCCACGCACACGCTGCCATCCGTCAGGCGTGGCAGCTCGGGCACCTGGAGCACGAGGTCGGGCACGTGCGCTGGCGAGGCGGCTTCGGCAAAGCGGCGGCGCATGCGGGCGATCAAGGAGCCGTCGAGGCTCGCGCCTTCGCGAAGCGCCAGCAGCAGCACGGCACGGCCTTCGCCGAGCTGGCCCGTCTGCTGCTGCTCGACCACAGTCGATTCACGGATCTCCGGGAACTCGCGCAGCAGGGGCAGCAGTTCGGCCGGCGCGATCAGCGACCCGCGCACGTTCATGAGCCCGTCGACGCGGCCGCGCTGCAAGAGCGCGCCGTCGGCCGCCCGCTCCACCCGCTCGCCGCTCGACCAGGCGCCAGGTGTGCGCTTCAGGTAGGTCTCATGGAAGCGCGTGCCGTGCGGGTCGTCGAGGAAGCCCAGCGGCCGTGACGGGAAATGCGCATGGCAGACGAGTTCGCCTTCCAGCCCGTTGCCGCGGTCGGCCACCCGCACGCCCAGGCCCAGGCTGTGGTTGTCGTCATGGTCGAGCGCCGGCCCGGCACGCTGCAGCAGCAGGCAACCGAGCAGGTCGGGGCTCATGCACAGCGCCTGCAGCGGCACGGGCTTGACCTTGTCATGCACCCAGCGGGCCGCGGCGTCGTCGAGCGTCATGCCTGTGTAGAACACCGACTGGAGCGCGCTCAGGCCGAACTCGCGGCCAGGGGCCAGGTCGGCGTGTTCGCCCAGGCGGAGGTAGGACGCATGGGCCACGAAGATCGTGGCGCCACCTTCCTGGGCCACGCGCCACAGCGTGCGTGCGTCGCGCACCGGGCCGTCGTAGAGCACGATGCAGGCGCCGCTGGCCAGGCTCGACAGCTGCCACAGCCACAGGGGCGAGGCGACCGAGGCCGGGGCAAACACCCGGCTGTGGCCGTCCATCCCCAGGTGCAACCGGTGCTCCTTGACGTGCTCGAGCAACACCCCGCCCGCCCCGTGCACCAGCGATTCCAGCTGCCCGTCGGCCCCTGCCGTGCGGGTGATGTAGAGCGGCTGGTGAAACGGGAACCGCGGCCAGGCGTCGGGCTCGTGAATGTCGGGGACGCTGGCCAAGGCCGCGGAGAGGTCCATCACCGGCAGCCCGAGCGGCGGCAGCTGCGCGGACGCATCGTCCAGCACCATCACCGCCTCCAGCGATGGCAGCGCCTGCACGACTTGCGCCACGCGTTCCGCCAGCGGCAGGCCGGTGTCGTGCGTCATGGTCCCGGCATGGGCGAGCAGCAGCCGGGGGGCGAGTGACTTGAACCGGGCGCTCATCAGCGCAGGGCCCATTTCCGGTGAAGCGAGCGCGAGGCTCGCACCGACGGCAGCCACGGCCAGCACCGCGACCACGGCACGTGCATCGCTGCGGGGCACCAGCACCACACGATCGCCTTCGGCCACACCGCCCTGGCGCAGCGCCTCCGCGAGGCGGGCCACACGCCGGCGCAGCTCGGCACGGCTCGTGCGCTCGAGGCTGCCGTCGGCCAGGCAGGTGACGACCGCGATCGCGTCGTCGCGCTGGCCGTCACCGGCCAGCAGGTTTTCGGTGAAGTTGAGCTTCAGCCCCGGGAAGTAGTGGCCCTGGTCGTCGTGAAGGCGGCGTTCGTCTCCGCTTGCGATCAACCGGGCATTGCGCCAGCAGGCCTGCCAGAACGCATCGGCATGGGCGGCGGGCGCGGCCACGCCGCGCGACGCGGCCAACGCGCCCAGCCCCGACTCGCCTGCCATGCCTGCTCCTTGAAAATTGCACCGCGAGCATCGGACGCGGGCGCGCAGATTGCCAGCGGCGGGGTCGCCAATTTCTTGTAGGCAATGGCCTACAGACATGTCGCGGGACCGCCACGCACCGTGGCCACGGGCATGGTCAGTTCTTGCTATGCCACGACACGGTGACAGGCCTGCTCCCCTGGGAAACTGCGAACGAGATCCCGAGGCCGCCCTGGCGACCCCGTGCCTCGGGGGTGTTAGCCCTTTTCGGGCTCCCTCTACATTCCGCGCACCACAAGGAGGAAAACATGAAAAGAATCGCTGCCATCGCTTTCGCGCTGCTGGCCTGCACAGCACAGGCTCAAACGTTCCAGGCGCGCGACCTCACCGGTGACGGCGTCACCGACGCTTTCTACGACAGCGCCCACGACCTGACGTGGCTGGCCGATGCCAACCTCTACGCCACCTTGGGCGGCCCCGCCGATCGAGACCCGCGCAGCTTCATGGGCGGCGTCCTTGCCTCGGGGCAGCTCCGCCTGAGCACGGCCATCAGCTGGGTCGACTCGCTGGTGGTGGGATCGGTGAGCGACTGGCGCCTGCCGGAGCGCGTCATACCCGAGGGCTATGTGCCGAGCGCCTCGTGTCCCCTGGCCTGCATCCAGTCCGCGCCGCTGTACGGGCAGTTCCCGAGCGAGCTGTCGTTCCTGGCCGGCGTGACCGGCCTGTTCTCGAACGTGATGAACGGGAACTACCTCAGCTGGACCTCGGACATGGCGTGGCAGGAGCTGCGGAACATCACCACCGGCAGAAGCGTCCTGTCCAACGAAACCAGCCTCATCACCGGCTATGTGCTTGCCGTGCGCAACGGCGACGTGGGCACGGCCGTCACGGCAATCGCCGCCCCGGTGCCTGAACCACAGACCTATGCGCTGATGCTCCTCGGGCTTGGCGCGGTCGGCGCGGCGTCACGCCGCCAACGCTCCCGCACGCCCAGACCCGCATGACCAAAAGCAAAACGGCACCCGCGGGTGCCGTTTTTTTGCGTTCATCCGGTGGACTGGTGGGCGGTGCAGGGTTCGAACCTGCGACCCCTGCCGTGTGAAGGCAGTGCTCTACCGCTGAGCTAACCGCCCAATCCGACGGGAAGCCGCAGATTATGCCACAAGCGCACGCCACGCCGTCTTGCCGCCGGAAGACTTGTCGAGCTCGGCGAGGATGCCCTCGTGCGCCGCGATTTCTTCATCGTTGGCCACGAGCACGGGCAGCTCGAACTGGCTGAAGTCGATGGCCGCCAGCACCAGGTCGGCTTGGGCCGCCTCGGTGGCGTCGATGACCAGCGAGTCCTGGCCGCGGGTCATGTTGATGTAGACCTCGGCAAGCAGGCCTGCGTCGAGCAGCGCGCCGTGCAGCGTGCGGTTAGAGTTGTCGACCTCCAGGCGCTTGCACAGGGCGTCGAGCGAGTTCGACTTGCCAGGGAACATCTCGCGCGCCATCACCAGCGTGTCGGTGACGCTGCCGACGTGCTCGGTGAACTTGCCGCGACCCAGGCGCTTCAGCTCCTCGTTGAAGAAGCCCACGTCGAAGCTTGCGTTGTGGGCGATGACCTCGGCACCGGCCAGGTACTCCAGCAACTCGTCGGCGATGGACGCGAAGAGCGGCTTGTCGGCCAGGAATTCATCGGTCAGCCCGTGGATCTTGACCGCGTCTTCGTGGTTGGGCCGCTCGGGGTTGAGATAGAAGTGCTTGTTGTTGCCGGTCAGCCGCCGGTTGACCATCTCCACGCAGCCGATCTCGATGATGCGGTCGCCCGACTCGGGGCTGAGGCCGGTGGTTTCGGTGTCGAAGAAGATCTGTCTCATGCCTTGGCTTTCTGCTCGCGCTGACCCGCCCACCACCACCAGAGCGCGCCGCCGAGCAACATCGGCACGCACAGCCACTGGCCCATGCTCAAGCCCAGCGGGAGGTTCTCGAGGCCCTTGTCAGGCTGGCGGAAATATTCGGCGATGAAGCGGCATACGCCATAGCCGACCACGAAGGCCGCCGCCACCTGCCCAGGGGCCCTCTGCTTGCGGCCGTAAAACCAGAGGAAGACAAAAAGCAGGACGCCTTCGAGCGCGAACTGGTACAGCTGCGACGGGTGGCGCGGCTGCTCGGTGCCCGATTGCGGAAACACCATCGCCCAGGGCAGGCTCGGGTCGGCGAAGCGGCCCCACAGCTCGCCGTTGATGAAGTTGCCGATGCGTCCCGACGCCAAGCCCGTGGGCACGCACGGGGCGATCACGTCGAAGGTCTGCAGCACCGGCCGCTTGTGCGTCCACGAGTAGATGGCCAGTGCTGCCCCCACGCCCAGCATGCCGCCGTGGAACGACATGCCGCCCTTCCACACCGCGA
This genomic interval carries:
- a CDS encoding thioesterase domain-containing protein, with amino-acid sequence MAGESGLGALAASRGVAAPAAHADAFWQACWRNARLIASGDERRLHDDQGHYFPGLKLNFTENLLAGDGQRDDAIAVVTCLADGSLERTSRAELRRRVARLAEALRQGGVAEGDRVVLVPRSDARAVVAVLAVAAVGASLALASPEMGPALMSARFKSLAPRLLLAHAGTMTHDTGLPLAERVAQVVQALPSLEAVMVLDDASAQLPPLGLPVMDLSAALASVPDIHEPDAWPRFPFHQPLYITRTAGADGQLESLVHGAGGVLLEHVKEHRLHLGMDGHSRVFAPASVASPLWLWQLSSLASGACIVLYDGPVRDARTLWRVAQEGGATIFVAHASYLRLGEHADLAPGREFGLSALQSVFYTGMTLDDAAARWVHDKVKPVPLQALCMSPDLLGCLLLQRAGPALDHDDNHSLGLGVRVADRGNGLEGELVCHAHFPSRPLGFLDDPHGTRFHETYLKRTPGAWSSGERVERAADGALLQRGRVDGLMNVRGSLIAPAELLPLLREFPEIRESTVVEQQQTGQLGEGRAVLLLALREGASLDGSLIARMRRRFAEAASPAHVPDLVLQVPELPRLTDGSVCVAALRDVVNDRPVVDMRRLLNPGSLRALRGEPTLRIPTVPAGPLPPPPAPGWRSRQDHEAYLQALWEKIFGFSPIGLDDDFFEIGGHSLLAARIFTDIQLSTDQRLAPSTLLKAPTIRQLAAVMDQAAWDLPVPLVQLRPGSGRPFFLVHSLAGTFLELWAVLRALDTQRAVYGLQARAVGDENAPYVSVREMATDYIGHMRRVQPEGPYAVGGYSFGGLVAYEIAQQLSRAGETVELVTLIDTHVHGRYLPLWEWARYCSGWLNVTWGRLRSLPLRGQIDYLHKKAMVLSDRWRVALGLTPKHPELVGDVLKEANLPPALRRTRGAMLVALREYRPEPYGGRVVFLRASRPSPGDPLPVWRKVARRLEIDVTPGDHDEMISGANAKALAVALARHL
- a CDS encoding PEP-CTERM sorting domain-containing protein, which translates into the protein MKRIAAIAFALLACTAQAQTFQARDLTGDGVTDAFYDSAHDLTWLADANLYATLGGPADRDPRSFMGGVLASGQLRLSTAISWVDSLVVGSVSDWRLPERVIPEGYVPSASCPLACIQSAPLYGQFPSELSFLAGVTGLFSNVMNGNYLSWTSDMAWQELRNITTGRSVLSNETSLITGYVLAVRNGDVGTAVTAIAAPVPEPQTYALMLLGLGAVGAASRRQRSRTPRPA
- the dnaQ gene encoding DNA polymerase III subunit epsilon gives rise to the protein MRQIFFDTETTGLSPESGDRIIEIGCVEMVNRRLTGNNKHFYLNPERPNHEDAVKIHGLTDEFLADKPLFASIADELLEYLAGAEVIAHNASFDVGFFNEELKRLGRGKFTEHVGSVTDTLVMAREMFPGKSNSLDALCKRLEVDNSNRTLHGALLDAGLLAEVYINMTRGQDSLVIDATEAAQADLVLAAIDFSQFELPVLVANDEEIAAHEGILAELDKSSGGKTAWRALVA
- the lgt gene encoding prolipoprotein diacylglyceryl transferase, producing the protein MLTHPQFDPVALQIGPVAIHWYGLTYLVAFGLFLWLASVRVKKPWFANAGWSRRDVEDLLFYGVLGVVIGGRLGFVLFYNLGHYLQNPLEIFAVWKGGMSFHGGMLGVGAALAIYSWTHKRPVLQTFDVIAPCVPTGLASGRIGNFINGELWGRFADPSLPWAMVFPQSGTEQPRHPSQLYQFALEGVLLFVFLWFYGRKQRAPGQVAAAFVVGYGVCRFIAEYFRQPDKGLENLPLGLSMGQWLCVPMLLGGALWWWWAGQREQKAKA